Proteins from a single region of Xenopus laevis strain J_2021 chromosome 9_10S, Xenopus_laevis_v10.1, whole genome shotgun sequence:
- the prkag3.S gene encoding protein kinase, AMP-activated, gamma 3 non-catalytic subunit S homeolog produces MEVMEQEESQQEPIFFGTGPPLYEAPDLGEDAGLYMEFMMKNCCYDAIPTSCKLVVFDTTLQIKKAFLALVANGVRAAPLWDSKQHCFVGMLTITDFINILHRYYKAPLVQIYELEEHKIETWREVYLQSSFKPLIYISPADSLFHAVYSLIKNKIHRLPVMDPVSGNILHILTHKRLLKFLHLFGDTLTRPRFLQKTILELGIGTFRDVAVVQDTSSVYNALEIFVERRVSALPVVNESGQVVGLYSRFDVIHLAAQKIYNNLNISVRDALRLRSLSIEGVLMCYPHESLEVVIDRIVREQIHRLVLVDEERRPRGIVSLSDILQALVLTPAGIDRNSL; encoded by the exons ATGGAAGTGATGGAGCAAGAAGAGTCTCAGCAG gagCCCATCTTCTTTGGAACAGGACCTCCTCTGTATGAAGCCCCAG ATCTGGGGGAAGATGCTGGCCTTTACATGGAGTTCATGATGAAAAACTGCTGTTATGACGCCATTCCTACTAGCTGCAAGTTGGTTGTGTTTGACACCACACTACAG ATAAAGAAGGCGTTCCTGGCACTGGTGGCCAATGGAGTACGGGCAGCCCCCCTTTGGGACAGCAAACAACACTGCTTTGTGG GTATGCTCACCATCACCGACTTCATTAACATCCTGCACAGATACTACAAGGCGCCCTTG GTTCAGATATATGAACTGGAGGAGCATAAAATAGAGACATGGAGAG AGGTGTACCTGCAAAGTTCTTTCAAGCCATTAATCTATATCTCCCCAGCAGacag CCTTTTCCATGCCGTGTATTCACTCATCAAGAATAAAATCCACCGGCTGCCAGTAATGGATCCCGTATCCGGGAACATCCTGCATATCCTCACACACAAACGCTTACTCAAGTTCCTCCACCTCTTT GGTGACACTCTCACTAGGCCGCGGTTTTTGCAGAAGACCATCCTGGAGCTCGGCATTGGCACCTTCAGGGATGTAGCAGTAGTGCAGGACACGTCTTCTGTCTACAATGCACTGGAAATATTTGTAGAGAGGAGAGTTTCTGCCCTCCCTGTGGTGAATGAATCTG GGCAGGTGGTTGGACTATATTCTCGCTTCGATGTAATA CATCTTGCAGCACAGAAGATCTATAACAACCTGAATATCAGTGTGCGTGATGCTCTGCGCCTGCGCAGCCTGTCTATTGAGGGGGTTCTCATGTGTTACCCCCATGAAAGTCTGGAGGTGGTCATTGATCGAATTGTACGAGAACAG ATTCATCGGCTGGTTCTGGTAGATGAAGAGCGTCGTCCTCGGGGTATTGTGTCTCTGTCTGACATTCTGCAAGCGTTGGTGCTCACTCCCGCAG GTATTGATCGCAATTCCTTGTGA